In Topomyia yanbarensis strain Yona2022 chromosome 2, ASM3024719v1, whole genome shotgun sequence, one DNA window encodes the following:
- the LOC131683914 gene encoding uncharacterized protein LOC131683914, which produces MNEQQVPVPARTPNEADEDVHSSANSGSAEQCAPVAAVTAVQTIHLVVCKLTSASPHISPTIKTKNVFKRVKPDDMDNVLKQLWTSSAPETSAIAAAATASSITAPHIG; this is translated from the exons ATGAACGAACAACAGGTACCTGTTCCTGCTAGAACGCCCAACGAAGCTGACGAAGACGTTCATTCTAGCGCCAACTCCGGCTCAGCTGAGCAATGCGCACCAGTAGCAGCAGTAACAGCGGTTCAAACAATTCATCTGGTGGTCTGCAAACTAACGTCGGCG AGTCCACATATTTCGCCAactatcaaaacaaaaaatgtctTCAAGAGGGTCAAACCGGATGATATGGATAATGTGCTAAAGCAG CTGTGGACGTCTTCAGCACCAGAAACCTCAGCAATAGCAGCAGCAGCTACAGCATCATCCATCACCGCACCTCACATCGGATAG
- the LOC131680588 gene encoding uncharacterized protein LOC131680588 — MYLKPKFNRIFLLGMVEVRESQTAKFLKRKVLDVLSRYDVSIDQIFSITSDNGANMLSAAKQLQEHFTYTIQSNGNMQSDGMEDDSRRDDLVEALTTELSTHFNIVRCAAHTLQLALNDVVRNTDPNVKCITDFVKSVKKIKYKSSFDVNKASYPPLWSPTRWSGKYVMIRSIIQQESFFTSLVEQFPELSLNEEDWEYMKEYEAAFKPLYVTTKLMQLNHQTFSDFYLQWLLAIKDIKTLANNRFSEPLLESLNRRIAVLKENMAFKSALYLDPRFNFLHSTVFTPDENNNVQVNTNRSNRNNVFKYI, encoded by the exons ATGTACTTGAAACCGAAATTTAATCGCATTTTCTTGTTAGGTATGGTTGAGGTACGCGAGAGCCAAACAGCGAAGTTTCTGAAAAGGAAAGTTCTCGACGTTCTTAGCCGATATGACGTGTCGATTGACCAGATTTTTTCCATTACCTCCGACAACGGTGCAAACATGCTATCTGCTGCAAAACAACTTCAGGAACATTTCACGTATACGATACAATCCAATGGTAACATGCAGTCGGACGGAATGGAAGACGACTCTAGGCGAGATGATCTAGTAGAGGCTTTAACGACGGAACTcagtacacatttcaatatcgTTCGATGTGCTGCTCACACGTTACAGCTAGCGTTAAATGATGTTGTCAGAAACACAGACCCTAACGTGAAATGCATCACTGACTTCGTAAAAAGTGTAAAAAAGATCAAATACAAAAGTTCCTTCGACGTCAACAAAGCATCGTATCCTCCGTTGTGGTCACCCACCAGATGGAGTGGTAAATACGTTATGATAAGGAGCATCATTCAGCAGGAATCATTCTTCACTAGTCTAGTCGAGCAATTTCCTGAACTTT CCCTGAATGAAGAAGATTGGGAGTACATGAAAGAGTATGAAGCTGCCTTTAAACCGTTGTACGTTACTACTAAACTTATGCAGCTCAACCATCAAACATTTTCGGATTTTTACTTGCAATGGCTATTAGCTATCAAGGACATCAAAACACTCGCGAATAACAGATTTTCTGAACCGTTACTGGAATCCCTGAATCGACGTATTGCCGTTTTGAAAGAAAATATGGCCTTCAAATCAGCTCTCTACTTAGACCCCCGGTTTAATTTTCTACACTCAACAGTCTTTACACCAGACGAAAACAATAACGTGCAGGTAAATACTAATCGTTCTAATAGAAACAACGTGTTCAAATAtatataa